A region of the Chloroflexota bacterium genome:
ACAGGGCGCTGTCGAGCGCGTCTGGCAGGAAGCGCGCACGGTTCCAGGTCGCCAACAGGATGCTGACGCGCGGTGTCAAGGATCACTCCTCCGCTCGCTCCTGGGGAGCTGAACTGGGCCGCTGATGAGGTGGTGGGCGAGGCGGCGCGGCGGGGAGGCTCGCGTCGCCCCCGCGCGAATCAGGCCGGGACCAGCTCCGGCTGGAGGCCCATCTTTTCGAGGTCCGCCCCGATCTCGTCGAGGTAGATCGGGTTCATGACGATGACCACGTCTGGCCGATAGCGCTGCAGCTCGGCCGGCGGCAGGATCTGGTGGCCCGGCCCGGCCAGGAACTGGCCCTGACGCTGCGGGTTGATGTCCACGACGAACGCCACCTCGTCGGTGACGCCCAGCAGCGAGAGGTAGGAGACGGCCTTCGACCCTCCCCCCCAGATGACCGCTCGCTTGCGGGACTGGCGGATACGCTGCAACTGCGCGCGCCACTTCTCCAGCTGCTGGGGATAGATCTGCTGGAACCGTTCGACCAGTGCGACGGTCTGTCCCAGATCGTTCTCGGCCGGCAGCGGCGGCGTGGGCTGGCCGCGCGACGGCCGGGCCACGATCAGGCAGTACTGATCCTCGTAGCCAAGCTCCAGCTCCAGCACGTCGAAATCGGCCGCGCGGAACTGCCGCGCCAGCGCGCCGAGCGTGAAGTAGGAGCAGTGCTCGTAGTGGATGTCCCAGACCGAGAGGTCGCGCAGCACACGGGCCACGTCCGGCACTTCGAAGAAGACGACGGTGTCGCGGTCCCCGATGGAGCGGCGCACCATCCGCAGGAACTCGGTGGTCGGCTGGACGTGCTCCAGCGTGTGGCGGCAGCAGATCAGGTCGGCTTCGATACCCGCATGCTGCTCCCCGTAGAACTCGGGGATGAACTGTATGCGCTCCAGGGCCGGGCTCTGGATGTCGCCGGCACGGTAGCTCGGATCGATGCCGATGCCGCGATT
Encoded here:
- a CDS encoding methyltransferase domain-containing protein; translation: MREVTVCPACGADGLQPFHRVESMPAASCLLADDGEEARSYPRGAIELALCRACGFITNTRFDPSIIDYSSSYEETQSFSPRFRRFAGGLTSRLVDGYGIRNKTVLEIGCGRGDFLAMLCEAGNNRGIGIDPSYRAGDIQSPALERIQFIPEFYGEQHAGIEADLICCRHTLEHVQPTTEFLRMVRRSIGDRDTVVFFEVPDVARVLRDLSVWDIHYEHCSYFTLGALARQFRAADFDVLELELGYEDQYCLIVARPSRGQPTPPLPAENDLGQTVALVERFQQIYPQQLEKWRAQLQRIRQSRKRAVIWGGGSKAVSYLSLLGVTDEVAFVVDINPQRQGQFLAGPGHQILPPAELQRYRPDVVIVMNPIYLDEIGADLEKMGLQPELVPA